In Ahaetulla prasina isolate Xishuangbanna chromosome 6, ASM2864084v1, whole genome shotgun sequence, a single window of DNA contains:
- the LGI1 gene encoding leucine-rich glioma-inactivated protein 1 isoform X2 translates to MGLPHLEYLFIENNNIKSLSNTSFRGLKSLIHLSLANNNLQTLPKDIFKGLDSLTNVDLRGNAFKCDCKMKWLIAWISRTNATVEDIYCENPPEYKKRKINSLSPSEFDCIITQFVVFRKLPYQSLSVDTFSFMNDEYVVIAQPFIGKCIFLQWDHVEGTFRNFDNITGTSVVVCKPIIVETRLYIIVAQLFGGSHIYKRDIHANKFIKIQDIEILKIRKPNDIETFTIVKDAYFAIADSSKAGITTIYKWNGNGFYSDQSLHEWYRDTDVEYLEIAAKPHLIISSSSQHPILYQWNRGTNNFADPVDIPDMEDVYAVKHFKVKEDTYVCLTRFIGDSKVMKWTGSKFLDLQRMPSRGSMVFQPLQIKNYQYAILGSDYSFTQVYFWDAGKAKFVKFQELNIQAPRSFTHVFVDKQDFLFASSFKGTTVIYKHIIIDLSA, encoded by the exons gAGTCTTGCAAACAATAACCTCCAAACGCTCCCTAAAGACATATTCAAAGGATTGGATTCACTAACAAATGT AGACCTGAGAGGAAATGCTTTCAAATGTGATTGCAAAATGAAATGGTTAATTGCATGGATAAGCAGAACAAATGCAACAGTGGAAGACATTTATTGTGAAAATCCACCAGAATATAAGAAACGCAAAATCAACAGCCTCTCTCCTAGTGAATTTGATTGCATCATTACAC AATTTGTCGTATTTCGAAAGCTGCCCTATCAGTCCCTGTCAGTGGACACTTTCTCATTCATGAATGATGAATATGTGGTTATCGCTCAGCCTTTTATCGGAAAATGTATCTTTCTGCAGTGGGACCATGTGGAAGGGACATTCAGGAATTTTGATAACATCACAG GGACTTCGGTGGTTGTCTGTAAGCCGATTATTGTTGAGACTCGCTTGTACATCATTGTTGCCCAGCTCTTTGGTGGCTCCCATATATACAAAAGAGACATTCACGCAAATAAATTTATCAAAATTCAGGACATTGAGATCCTTAAGATCAGAAAGCCTAACGACATCGAAACATTCACCATTGTTAAGGATGCATACTTTGCAATAGCGGATAGCTCAAAAGCTGGCATCACCACTATCTacaaatggaatggaaatggatTTTATTCCGACCAGTCTTTGCACGAATGGTACAGAGACACTGATGTGGAATATCTTGAAATAGCCGCCAAGCCTCACCTGATCATCTCAAGCAGTTCTCAACACCCAATCCTGTATCAGTGGAACAGGGGCACAAACAATTTTGCTGACCCTGTTGATATTCCAGATATGGAAGATGTTTACGCTGTCAAACACTTCAAGGTGAAAGAAGATACTTATGTTTGCCTAACAAGATTCATTGGGGATTCCAAAGTAATGAAATGGACAGGCTCCAAATTTCTGGATTTACAAAGAATGCCATCCAGGGGGTCCATGGTATTCCAGCCACTTCAGATAAAGAATTATCAGTATGCTATTCTTGGAAGCGATTATTCTTTCACTCAAGTCTATTTCTGGGATGCAGGAAAAGCCAAGTTTGTTAAGTTTCAAGAATTAAATATTCAAGCGCCAAGATCCTTCACTCATGTTTTTGTTGACAAACAAGATTTTCTCTTTGCATCAAGCTTTAAAGGAACTACAGTGATCTATAAGCACATCATAATTGACTTAAGTGCATGA